ATACGTAGGAATCAATGTGGCAGCTTTCTTAACAGCCATTGAACTTGGAATTCAGCCAATCATTGCCAATCAAGGAGGAGAGCCACTGTATAACCCTTATGGATTAGCAGTTACGATTCCTGCCATGATGGCAACTCACTTAACGATTGCCGGTGCCGTGGAAGTCTTCTTTACTTATGTGATTTATCGTTTCGTAAAACAAGTTGCTCCACAAGAACTATACACACCAACTTCAGTCAATACGACTTCTTTCGTGAAGAAAATCCGCTATGTCTTAATCGCCTTAGTTGTGTTAAGTCCATTAGGATTATTAGCAGAAGGTACTGCTTTTGGAGAATGGTCTGCTGAAGAACTTGCCGAAATGATGACCATTGTTCCAGCAGGAATCGAGAATGGATTTTCATTCGAAGCCCTCTTCAGTGACTACACCATCCCTGGAACAAATATCGCAATTGGTTATATTTTATCTGCTATTACTGCACTATTAATCTTCTATATTTTAGGAAAAATGATTCGATCAATGAATGGAGCAAAAGTATCTCATGCGTAAACTACCTGATTGGCTAAAAACCGAAGAAGCACTCGCAGCCTCTTCAAAAAGCCATCAATATTTACAAATGAATATCAACTCATTACGCCGTCTCCTTGGCAAAATGAAGCAAACGACACCCGCATTTAAGGCGAAATCTTCGTCCTCAATGCGGCTCGTTTACTTTGTGTGCTTAGCCATTTTAATTACACTCAGCCACTCCACCATCCAACTATGGATTTTGGTGATTTTCCTATTAGCGCATATCGCCTTTCTTCCAGGTGAAGCGCTCTTCCGTCTGTGGAAAGTTCTCACTCGCGTACTTATCTTTACAGTGATTGTCCTCTTACCAAGTATGCTTCTAAGAGGTTTCCAAAACAGCGGTATCTTCCTTGGCCGCACAGGAATTCTTGTCTTAAACTTGGCGCTCTTTTTAGCAACAACGACAAGCATCCAACTCGTTGATGCGCTTCGCCAGTTGCATTTTCCCAAAACGATGATTCAAACAATCGAACTCGCGATGAAATACACGTATATCCTTGGAAAGCACCTACAGCAACAAATCGAATGCGTCCAATTGCGAACCATCGGACAAAAAGTAAATCTCGGGTTATTTGGATCGATTCTTGGGCTCTTGTATTTATCATCGAAAAACCACACGAAAGAAGTCTACGAGGCCATGACGCTTCGAGGTTACGGAATGGATGTCAAAAATAAAGTCCCTTTCCACTGGAAGAAAGAGGACGTCTTATTATTACTCGAATTAATCGTGCTGGTTGTTGTAACAACCGTGCTACGCTAGAAAGGAACGCTTATGATTACAATTCAAGATGGAAATTATCACTACAGCGAAGACATTGGAATTCACGACATCAATCTTCATATTGATAAAGGAGAAACCGTGGCTTTAATGGGACCAAATGGAGCCGGAAAATCAACACTTTTTAAAATTTTGGTTGGATTACTTCCTCTCTCTTCTGGGAAATACCAATTCAACAATTGGGTAATTGATGCAGACTTCTTAAAAGACCCATGTAACGCTGGTCACTTATACCAACAAGTTGGTTTAATTTTCCAAAACAGCGATATCCAATTATTCAATACATCGGTTGCTGAAGAACTTGCCTTTGGTCCACGTCAACTCGGATTATCAGAAACAGAAATCGAAAAACGAGTGAAGGATACACTGACGCTCCTTGAAATCGAACACTTAAAAGAACGGATTCCATACCACCTCTCTGGCGGGGAAAAGAAACTCGTGGCGATAGCTAGCGTCCTCACTATGAATCCAAGCGTATTATTGTTTGATGAGCCCTTTAACGGCCTCTCACCAAAATATCAACGCCTCATTGTGGAATTACTAAAAGAGTTAAAAACCGCAGGAAAAACCATCATTATTTCCTCTCATCATTTCGATCAAATTGCCTCTATCGTTGAACGTGTCCTTCTCTTTTCAGAAGAACATACGATTACTACTAGCTATTCAAAAATGGATTGGGAAAACCATCCAGAACTAAGAAAAGCATTTACTACTTGTTAAAAAGCAAATGTATCATTTTTGATACATTCGATTTTTTAGTTCTATATTATAAACTTTTCTACAGTATATAAAAGATCCCGAAATTCACTTTGAAGTGCACCCTGTCAAGTAGACAGGAAAATAATTAAATTGTATGACGAGTTCTAATGAACTCGTCTTTTTATTTATGCAGGAATTTTTAACCCCATTGATAAAGTAATTCTTTTCTCATTATAGAAGTGGATATACTCCTCAACCTTCTTGAAGAGAGACTCATAGGTTTTGAAATGATATAAACGATATACTTCTTCCTTTAATGTTCCCCAGAATGATTCAATTGGTCCGTTATCTATACATCGGCCAGGACGTGACATACTATGTGTTATTTGTCCTTTTTCTATAAAGTGCTTAAAGAAATGAGAAGTATATTGAAATCCTCGATCACTATGAATCATTGTTTTTGTTGGAATTATCTTTCTCTTTATTTGATCAAAAGTATCTTTAACGATTTGATTATTGTTTTGTTTAGATATTTGATATGCAACTATTTTCTTTGTGCCATAATCTAAAACTGCACTTAAATAAGCTTTTTCTCCCTTTCCATATTTCAATTCAGTGATATCCGTTAATAGTAGAGCCATTGGCTCGTAATCTTTCTGAAATTCTCGATTTAAAATATTAGCTGCGGTGTATTCTTCAGAGTTAGATTTATAACGATAACGTTTTTTTCGTATAATTGCCTTTAATCCCATTAATTTCATAAGGCGCTGAATACATTTATGATTCACCTTCGCATTTCTATAATAGTTTAAATAGATTGTGATACGACGATATCCATATATACCTTGAACGGATTCATATACTTCGTGTATTAATGACATTAAACGACGTAGTCGTTTTTCAGATTCCGAAGGGACTCGATTTAACCATTTATAATAGCCGGCTCTACTAACGTTTAAGGCTTTACATAATTGAGTAATATGAAATCCTCTTTTACTTAATTTTTTAATCGTTTGATATTCCGCTTCAAATTTCGTCTGGCAAACATCAACTCGCTTTCCACTTCTTGTAATTTTTTTAGTGCGGCATTTTCTGTTTCTAAATATTCGTTTCGTGCCTTTAATATAGCCATTTCTGCACGAATACGCTCGGTTTCTGTCTGTATATTATCTGGTTTTCGTTTTCCTCGACTATCTACTAATCCATCAGGACCATATTTTTGATATTTTTTAACCCATTGATACACTGAGTTGTAAGAGACATTAAATTTTTGTGCGGTTTGTTTATAGTCTAATTGATTTTGAATACAGTCTTTGACGATAAATATTCTTTCTTCATGCGATGTTTTTCTAAATTTCATAGTATATACCTCTGGCTTAGGATAGTAGGCCTTCTCGGCCTCACCATTAGTATACTTAATAATCCAATTTCGTACAGTTTTAGCACAAGGGATTTTGTATTTTCTTGCGATTGCAGTAAAGTAAGTTTTCGATTCTAAAAACTCTTTGACCACCTTTTCTTTAAATTCATTTGTATAAGTGTTAAACCCATCTCGATCTTCTAATACAGAAGGTCCGTGTGCTTTATAATTCAGAAAATACATATTAAAGCTTCCGGGCGATATCTTTAAACCATATTCACTACGCAGCTCATGAAAAGATACACCATCTAAATACAATTCTATGAATTGTTCTAATTCTTTTGCAGTATGTTTTTTGACCAACTTAAAAATGCCCCCTCTAAAGTAGTTTACTTTTTTAAGTGTCTACTTTAGAGGGAGCATATCAAAGTGAATTTCGGGATTTTTTATTTTAACTCCAATAATTTATTGTTTTGGCAGTATTACTTGAAATGTACTCCCTTTTCCAATCTCGCTTTCAACTGATATACTTCCACCCAGTTGATCTACAATTGTTTTTACAATCGTTAATCCTAAGCCATTCCCTTCTTGCACATGAGAATGTTCCACTTGATAAAATTGTTCAAAAATATGTCGTTGATCTTCCTCGCTCATTCCAATTCCATTATCAGCAATCGTGACTCTAGCGGTATCATTCTCTTCTTGGATATCAATCGTTAAATGCACGTTATCCGAAGAATACTTCACCGCATTATCCAGCAAATTTGTCCACACTTGCAT
This Granulicatella adiacens ATCC 49175 DNA region includes the following protein-coding sequences:
- the cbiM gene encoding cobalt transporter CbiM → MHIPDNYLSPTTCAVLAVAAAPVVGLSITKVKAQLKENKELAPMLGIAASLSFLLMMFNVPIPGGTTAHAVGGVLLSILIGPYAASLALSVALLLQALLFGDGGILALGANIFNMAIAMPFAGYAVYNFFRKQNHETAGVLVGSYVGINVAAFLTAIELGIQPIIANQGGEPLYNPYGLAVTIPAMMATHLTIAGAVEVFFTYVIYRFVKQVAPQELYTPTSVNTTSFVKKIRYVLIALVVLSPLGLLAEGTAFGEWSAEELAEMMTIVPAGIENGFSFEALFSDYTIPGTNIAIGYILSAITALLIFYILGKMIRSMNGAKVSHA
- a CDS encoding energy-coupling factor transporter transmembrane component T → MRKLPDWLKTEEALAASSKSHQYLQMNINSLRRLLGKMKQTTPAFKAKSSSSMRLVYFVCLAILITLSHSTIQLWILVIFLLAHIAFLPGEALFRLWKVLTRVLIFTVIVLLPSMLLRGFQNSGIFLGRTGILVLNLALFLATTTSIQLVDALRQLHFPKTMIQTIELAMKYTYILGKHLQQQIECVQLRTIGQKVNLGLFGSILGLLYLSSKNHTKEVYEAMTLRGYGMDVKNKVPFHWKKEDVLLLLELIVLVVVTTVLR
- a CDS encoding energy-coupling factor ABC transporter ATP-binding protein, translating into MITIQDGNYHYSEDIGIHDINLHIDKGETVALMGPNGAGKSTLFKILVGLLPLSSGKYQFNNWVIDADFLKDPCNAGHLYQQVGLIFQNSDIQLFNTSVAEELAFGPRQLGLSETEIEKRVKDTLTLLEIEHLKERIPYHLSGGEKKLVAIASVLTMNPSVLLFDEPFNGLSPKYQRLIVELLKELKTAGKTIIISSHHFDQIASIVERVLLFSEEHTITTSYSKMDWENHPELRKAFTTC
- a CDS encoding helix-turn-helix domain-containing protein — its product is MVKKHTAKELEQFIELYLDGVSFHELRSEYGLKISPGSFNMYFLNYKAHGPSVLEDRDGFNTYTNEFKEKVVKEFLESKTYFTAIARKYKIPCAKTVRNWIIKYTNGEAEKAYYPKPEVYTMKFRKTSHEERIFIVKDCIQNQLDYKQTAQKFNVSYNSVYQWVKKYQKYGPDGLVDSRGKRKPDNIQTETERIRAEMAILKARNEYLETENAALKKLQEVESELMFARRNLKRNIKRLKN
- a CDS encoding IS3 family transposase, which translates into the protein MFRNRKCRTKKITRSGKRVDVCQTKFEAEYQTIKKLSKRGFHITQLCKALNVSRAGYYKWLNRVPSESEKRLRRLMSLIHEVYESVQGIYGYRRITIYLNYYRNAKVNHKCIQRLMKLMGLKAIIRKKRYRYKSNSEEYTAANILNREFQKDYEPMALLLTDITELKYGKGEKAYLSAVLDYGTKKIVAYQISKQNNNQIVKDTFDQIKRKIIPTKTMIHSDRGFQYTSHFFKHFIEKGQITHSMSRPGRCIDNGPIESFWGTLKEEVYRLYHFKTYESLFKKVEEYIHFYNEKRITLSMGLKIPA